The sequence ATCCAACTGGCCAGAGATGCAGGTATCACACTGCCACCACTCCCTGAGCCTGCCAACGATCTGGTGTGGCTGAAACCAAACGGGGAAGGAACTGCAGCGCCGGCAACACGTCCTGCACAACCCAACCTGCCGGCACAAACCCAGGATGCCGGCACAGTATTGATGAAAGCAATGGACAGTGAAAATCAGCTCAAGCTACTGCTGGTTAAAGGCTTGGGTGAGTATGTTCAGGGCGTTGTGCAATATCAGGGGGAATATCATCCGGTGCTGGGCAAACTCTGCACCAACGATAAAGGCCATCGTTATCTGGCACTCAACGCAGTGACAACCGAAGGTGTAACGGCGATCGGCTACGGTAATGCTGTCAATCATGAATCAGGTGCCAATAACGCCTTCGTTTTCCGGCTAAAAGGCGAAAAGGATCGCCTCTATGCACCGCTGATTGAACCGGCAAAGTGTCCCCCGGCCCTGCATAAACAACTTGGGTTTACGCAAGACTACATTCCACCGTCGCAAGCCCCGCAGCGCCGGGACATCGATATTGTGGAAAACACCTCCCGGCCTACCCCGCAGTCACCCCGCCCTGGGGTGTAAGGAGTCTTTATGCAATTGCGCTCTATTTTCCTGGCCACGTTAGTGGCAGGTGCCATGACGTTGCCTGCACATGCCGCCAGCTGTCGAGCCGCCTCAGCGGCACAAGTCGGCGCCCAAAACGGCTATGAGCGGGACCGTAAAGCAGCAGAAGCTTGGTCTCAACGTGAAAATCAGGTATCCAGTGGATTGCAGCAATGCTTGGGGGATATCAGTACGGCGATCACCGTGCCAACCTTTCCAGATCTGAGCGGTATTCTCAACGGAATAAAAGACAAGATTTGCCGCGCCGCACACGACAAGATCCAAGAGTACATTCCTAGTCAAATCGACCCCTGGGGGGACTTATCTTCTCGCAGTGGTGGCCTGGCAGGTACATCTTCACGTTCAGTCAATGTGCCTAAGAACTACGCCCCAACCACTTACCAACAGGCGCCCGTTGTATCTTCACCGACACCGCAATCCTCGGGTTCGACCGGCGGTGATTACCTCTTCAGTCGTTAATACATCTTCCGCTACCCAAGCGGATGTTACCTGTTCCTCCTTGCAGCCTCGCCGGGCATAACCTGGTGGGGCCTGCCCGTGGATAACGCCATGCAAAAAAAACAGCCTGTCACTCCTTCATCGGAGTTACCTGGTCCCTATGACGCCGCCATCGCGCAGCATCAGGCCAACCAACTGAATGTTAGTTTGACCCGCAAGTCATTGACCACCAACGTGTGGCAAAGCGCCACTATCACCCTCTGCTTGTTGATCATTGGTGTGTTGATCTACGCCGTGTTGCACCCGCCGGTGAAGTATTTTGCCACGCAGGATGGTCGGGTCATTCCCCTCACGCCAACGGACCAGCCAGCGTACAGCGATGCCGATGTGACCGACTTTGGTAACCGCGTGATACGTGAAGCTTTCACCCTCGACTTTGTGAATTACCGCACGCAGATGAATAACTTGCTTCCTCGTTTTTCCGATGAGGGATTTCGCAGTTACTACACCGCGTTGACCACGTCCAACGTTCTCGCCGCGGTTAAGGACAAGAAAATGAATATGTCCGTCATGACCTCGCCGGGCGTCATCGTCAGTAAAGGGACGCTGGAGAACGGTGTTTATGCCTGGAAAATCCAGTACCCCACCAAATTCAAGATGACAGGCCAAACGTCGTCACTGCCCGAACAAAGTTTTGTTGTGTCGCTGCTGATTCAACGTACCGATCCCCGGTTGAAAAACACCGGCATGGAAGTGTCCCAGCTCATTACTTATGAGGCTCAATAGTCATGAAAACCCCTTTTGCCGGTCTGTTGTTACTGACTGCGGCCAACACTTTTGCCGCCACTACCGTCGATGTCGCCCCGGCACCGAACGCTTGGCAACCCGCCCAAACGATGGGCAATGCCCCGGCGGCGAATGCGGCTCAGAACAACCCGGTACCGGTACAGTCAACGCCCGGACCGGCCCCGAATGCCCCTTTACCACCGGCTGGGAATACCCCGTTGCCCTCACCGGCACTGACGTATGCCGAAGGCCAAATGGCCCCCCTTTCCCCGGACGACGTCACCCATCTGCGTAGCACATTCGATCAGCTGCAGCGCAGTGAGAGCCGCTCC comes from Serratia entomophila and encodes:
- a CDS encoding DotI/IcmL/TraM family protein; translated protein: MQKKQPVTPSSELPGPYDAAIAQHQANQLNVSLTRKSLTTNVWQSATITLCLLIIGVLIYAVLHPPVKYFATQDGRVIPLTPTDQPAYSDADVTDFGNRVIREAFTLDFVNYRTQMNNLLPRFSDEGFRSYYTALTTSNVLAAVKDKKMNMSVMTSPGVIVSKGTLENGVYAWKIQYPTKFKMTGQTSSLPEQSFVVSLLIQRTDPRLKNTGMEVSQLITYEAQ